GCGGATCCCTAATCTCGACAGGCATGCGAGCGGCGCCAGCAAGATTAATGTTCAGGAGTAAACAACACAGGTGCAACTTTCATTAATCACTATGCATCTTTCGAAAAACCATAAAATCTGGATTTATGAAAAAGGTATTTGTTTTCCATATCGCGGCGATTTTGCTGACGGCCATGTCAGTTGCCCATGCACAGGAATCTAAAAAATTCGCTGTTTCAAATTTCAATAGGCTCGCCATGGGCAGCGCATTCAAGGTAGAAGTGAAGCAGGGCAGCGGGTTTAATGTAACTGCAACCGGCCGCAGCGAGGATCTTAACGACATGGAGGCACACGTTTCGGGCGGAGAGCTGAAACTGGGCTATAAAGGCAACGGTTGGAACAAAAACCGCAAGACGGTCAATGTGAGCATCACCATGCCCAATTTGCAGGGGGTTGATTTTTCAGGAGCATGTGCCGCCAATGTTGCGGGCTTTTCCGGGGTTAAAACCATGGAAATAGAAGTGAGCGGCGCTTCAAAAGTGAATATGGATTTGAAGGCGACGAAAGTGACTATGGAATTGTCCGGTGCATCTTCCCTCGTTTTGAACGGAAGCTGTGATGTTCTGGACGGAGAAGTTTCAGGCGCATCGTCATTCAAAGGCAGAGATTTTCAAACTAAGGAAGTAAATATAGATGCATCCGGTGCGAGCAGTGCGGCAGTTTACGCAAGCAATGCTGTACATGCAGAGGCCTCGGGCGCTAGTAGTGTGCGTTATTCGGGAGGTGCTAAGGATATTCATTCCAGTACCTCGGGTGCGAGTTCGGTGAAGCGGGGGGAGTAGATTTACAATTCACCATGAAATGCAAAAAGCCGGTCAAACCGGCTTTTTGTCTGTTATTATGTATTATAACTGCTGAACTTGGGGATTATCAATCTGAACCGCTCCCGCTCCGATATGGAGATTGACGAAAGTTTTTGCAGTCGTGGGAGTGTTGTTGCGGAATACAAAGTATGTAGGGTGCTTGGTGGCGGTGAACGTAATGGTCTCAGTCACCCATTGTCCTGGTTTATTCGTTAAGTCGACAACTTTTTCAATTTTGTAGAAGCCGTCATAGTCGCTGAATCCTTGGCAATCATTTTTTGTCATTTCAAGAATGATTTTTGCAGATTTAGCAAACTGGGCACCATTAATAACCGGAACATCCACGCTACTCGATGCAACTTTGAAGGTGATTTTGTACTTTTTCCCATCTATTAAATTTGAAATCATACCTGAGTAATAGCTGCTTACTCCCTGGGAATATTCACCTAATCCGGTACTAGTGGTTAAAAACGTGGTCACTCCGGGCGCGGGTGCTGGTAATGGCGTGATCCAACTTTTCGAAGGGTCGCCGCCCAGATGGTTGGTTGTGGACACTGCAAAAATAGAATTACCAGGCTTTATACCTGTCCACCATTGCCCTATATTGGCTCCAATGCCTGGTTGCCCATTGGTGGGAGAATACTTGGGAGGATCAACCCTCAACGTAGGTTCGCCAACCGGCGATTGCACCTTCTCAGTTACAGGTTCAACACTTTGTTCTTTTGAGCAACTACTCAATACCAATGCCGACGCAAAGCAGGCAGAAACAAGCGTAGTTGACAGCCATGACTTACTGTTTTTCATAAAAAACGATTTTGTAAATTGTGAATAATAGATAAGCGAAAAATTTATTCGCGATCAAAAGAAGTCAGCGTAAAGCGTAAATTGAAAACCGTTTATTGTTAGGTTCGTTTCGCTATTCCGGCGGCGCGAAAGATATTCATTCCAGCACTTCGGGTGCGAGCTCGGTGAAGCGGGGGGATTAGATTTACTTCGGACAAGAAAAAGGGTCGGTAAGTGCCGACCCTTTTTTTCTTTGAATAACTAAACTATTACTGCGGAATGAGGAGATCATCAATTTGCTTAATTGCTCCTAGACCGACGTGAAGGTTTGTGAAAGTTCTTTGAGTTGTCGGAGTCGCATTTTGAAAGGTAAAACGAGTATCATATTTGGTGGCAGTGAATGTCATTGTTACCGTAACCCATTCTGCCTGTTTACCCGTTAAATCAACAGTTTTCTCGATGTCGTAATAGCCATTAGGATCACCAAATCCCGTGCCGTCATTTTTTGCGAATCCTAAAATAATTTTTGCGGCTGTTGCATACGGGCTGGAATTGCCAAACCACAAATTGGTACTTGTTGTGGAAACTTTAAAAGTGATCATGTATTTCTTGCCGGCTACCAAATTTTTAATGATACTCGTACAGTGGCTGCTTATTACACTTGAGTTTTGTCCCATTCCTGTGCTAGT
This Dyadobacter sp. UC 10 DNA region includes the following protein-coding sequences:
- a CDS encoding head GIN domain-containing protein, with the protein product MKKVFVFHIAAILLTAMSVAHAQESKKFAVSNFNRLAMGSAFKVEVKQGSGFNVTATGRSEDLNDMEAHVSGGELKLGYKGNGWNKNRKTVNVSITMPNLQGVDFSGACAANVAGFSGVKTMEIEVSGASKVNMDLKATKVTMELSGASSLVLNGSCDVLDGEVSGASSFKGRDFQTKEVNIDASGASSAAVYASNAVHAEASGASSVRYSGGAKDIHSSTSGASSVKRGE